A genomic segment from Rhinatrema bivittatum chromosome 19, aRhiBiv1.1, whole genome shotgun sequence encodes:
- the LOC115080380 gene encoding HAUS augmin-like complex subunit 3: protein MLSRRKSRGFLLDVSSSGAAFVDTLQQVGYPKAGALSGPDFDWLFDLAEAERFLEWFCHAGPALEEVLRTCRGPLRLKGWQPAQEEEEEEEKPLEALEEELRQLLGTRDLLVRNRNKLQVRASELRHRQCRLSAEEELAGRALRQARGALEEEGVKLDAALQQCRQEAGQLAPHYSREEGTPGSLPPLMSGLALEPYAELEESGAGEAVRRAGEEMRGLLESPAREAPERGGAEREEALREELRRLRLCHVGGQRELLSLRVQLQSSRAGLQWAEREKVLAGTEDPSGRVLWLSAQVPALERDLERLKAEMLPSLLRESAHCFSLPVLHGDLDAEGRRLRGVSSLQERVAGRLLGQQARQEVLGLALQMEMRDHRLAAGPLEELHRMLSGHVRALQDRLTLYGDPKLSSRQASRVRIAAQDQTSVKLWQMLDDPPAQKQLFQKYDSLCVRGRWLNQEVMGLQAKVVEGVPHIPALERDCETFHSLLYGDSKRLALSAQELSEALEEVVPAVSQLNQTLMDILADLKGKARSLLDPRRRQERSLYALFFREPARLKEEVEALERRAREFSEALV from the exons ATGTTGTCCAGGCGCAAATCCAGGGGCTTCCTACTGGATGTGTCCAGCAGCGGGGCGGCGTTCGTGGACACCCTGCAGCAGGTCGGCTACCCCAAGGCGGGCGCCCTGAGCGGCCCGGACTTTGACTGGCTCTTCGACCTCGCGGAGGCGGAGCGCTTCCTGGAGTGGTTCTGCCACGCC GGGCCGGCCCTGGAGGAGGTCCTGCGCACCTGCCGGGGGCCCCTGAGGCTGAAGGGCTGGCAGCCggcgcaggaggaggaggaggaggaggagaagccccTGGAGGCCCTGGAGGAGGAGCTGCGGCAGCTCCTCGGCACCCGGGACCTGCTGGTCCGGAACCGCAACAAGCTGCAGGTCCGGGCCTCGGAGCTGAGACACAGGCAGTGCCGGCTGAGCGCCGAGGAGGAGCTGGCGGGCAGGGCCCTGCGGCAGGCCAGGGGGGCGCTGGAGGAGGAGGGCGTGAAGCTGGACGCGGCCCTCCAGCAGTGCCGGCAGGAGGCGGGCCAGCTGGCGCCGCACTACTCCCGGGAGGAGGGGACCCCGGGCTCCCTCCCGCCCCTGATGTCGGGTCTGGCCCTGGAGCCCTACGCCGAGCTGGAGGAGAGCGGCGCGGGCGAGGCGGTGCGGCGCGCCGGGGAGGAGAtgcgggggctgctggagagcCCGGCGAGGGAGGCGCCGGAGCGCGGCGGGGCGGAGAGGGAGGAGGCCCTGCGCGAGGAGCTGCGCCGGCTGCGGCTGTGCCACGTGGGCGGGCAGCGGGAGCTCCTCTCCCTGCGGGTGCAGCTGCAGAGCAGCCGGGCCGGGCTGCAGTGGGCCGAGAGAGAGAAG GTACTGGCCGGCACGGAGGACCCCAGCGGCAGGGTCCTGTGGCTCTCTGCGCAAGTGCCCGCCCTGGAGCGGGATCTGGAAAGGCTGAAGGCGGAGATGCTCCCCTCCCTGCTCCGGGAGAGCGCCCACTGCTTCTCCCTGCCCGTCCTGCACGGGGACCTGGACGCGGAGGGTCGGCGGCTGCGGGGCGTCTCCTCCCTGCAGGAGCGGGTGGCGGGCCGGCTCCTGGGTCAGCAGGCCCGGCAGGAGGTCCTCGGCCTGGCCCTGCAGATGGAGATGAGGGACCACCGGCTGGCAGCCGGGCCCCTGGAGGAGCTGCACAGGATGCTGTCCGGCCACGTGAGGGCGCTGCAGGACAGGCTGACCCTCTACGGGGACCCCAAACTTTCCAGCAGGCAGGCGTCCAGGGTCCGCATTGCTGCCCAAGACCAAACTTCTGTGAA GCTCTGGCAGATGCTGGATGACCCCCCAGCTCAGAAGCAGCTCTTTCAGAAGTACGACAGCCTGTGCGTCCGAGGCAGGTGGCTGAACCAGGAAGTGATGGGCCTGCAGGCCAAGGTCGTGGAGGGCGTCCCCCACATCCCAGCCCTGGAGAGGGACTGCGAGACCTTCCACAGCCTGCTGTACGGAGACTCGAAGCGGCTGGCGCTCAGCGCGCAG GAGCTGAGCGAGGCCCTGGAGGAAGTGGTCCCCGCTGTCTCCCAGCTGAATCAGACCCTGATGGACATCCTGGCTGACCTGAAGGGCAAGGCCCGTTCCCTGCTGGACCCCCGCCGCCGCCAGGAGCGCAGCCTGTACGCTCTCTTCTTCCGGGAGCCCGCCAGGCTGAAGGAGGAGGTAGAGGCCCTGGAGCGGAGGGCCCGGGAATTCTCCGAGGCCTTGGTGTAG